Proteins from one Anopheles nili chromosome 2, idAnoNiliSN_F5_01, whole genome shotgun sequence genomic window:
- the LOC128720695 gene encoding condensin complex subunit 2 — protein sequence MAMSSSTPLRRLDTSRVLLTPLTVQQQVANDDEAERRNRRSEVLLNDTASSIEDNENIKMCLKLYSENKMSKENVWSLTIIDSFATLMSRHSKTLQNFQVAGSTLEASTKVYGLRVDSVHTDVMRMCSELTRQTARAMNNNPPDQDEDAHDQTGNDSMVGADHETNKENNQNKEQAKTKKKRTRKVVSTVTKVKESLNASLDTNPFMDPFFAKLNSVVGDVNSSSRLMQNIVPTKNAELRLAMDYPFWDSSESPDLDLDAPMETYDNTQCCTLRVLPTGPDNVLHTLRSGYLITDAPAEDDEDDEEPRGNRTLLDPHLDDVEAREHASALMNRSALDVHFDINAEVEPVPSADAFILDYDAQDIDGNDDFAEDDVMALEQCKGLRRKTVMIEDMRPVDTTSSPLEYSYRPLDNISQFWAGPAHWKFKRSMRPRMAISITDATSSNTASAIERPRRRRKRFELETLDDILSVSESMFLEYNPSRPIKGITHLKSLICKKWETKKLKLPTDYNIDPKRFEVFKYAKGINVPDPKDMEATNHAPSEEYNCDTGDDQTSFSNDINDGGDNDMMMHEDDVFQPTADENVHLDPADKDKTLNNSLQIESISNEYMGAPNKVNKINIAYAKTAKVIDMKQLKYNCWRVISAHVKADEGPRPSQTTDSQPDVTLPPLTQPDEAKVTFTALYRKVPQLLSKTMRENISKSLAFYAVLHLANEKSLLLERQDDLKDFMIRKAEE from the exons ATGGCAATGTCTAGCAGCACGCCTTTGCGAAGGCTGGATACTTCGCGTGTCTTGCTTACACCTCTAACTGTACAACAACAG GTTGCTAATGACGATGAAGCCGAGAGAAGGAATCGGCGATCAGAGGTTTTGCTGAACGATACCGCAAGCTCCATAGAAGATAATGAAAACATCAAGATGTGTCTGAAGCTGTACTCGGAAAAC AAAATGAGTAAAGAAAATGTCTGGTCGCTCACGATCATTGACAGCTTCGCCACGCTCATGTCGCGGCATTCGAAGACTCTGCAAAACTTTCAGGTAGCCGGATCAACTCTAGAAGCTTCGACAAAGGTTTACGGGTTGCGCGTGGATTCTGTTCACACGGACGTGATGCGCATGTGCTCAGAACTTACGCGTCAAACGGCTCGTGCCATGAACAATAATCCACCCGACCAAGACGAGGATGCGCACGATCAGACGGGTAACGATTCAATGGTGGGTGCAGATCATGAGACGAACAAGGAAAATAACCAGAACAAGGAACAGGctaaaacgaagaaaaagcgtACACGTAAGGTGGTCAGCACGGTAACAAAAGTGAAAGAGTCGCTTAACGCATCGTTAGATACGAACCCGTTCATGGATCCGTTTTTCGCTAAGCTTAACTCGGTCGTGGGCGATGTTAACAGCTCGAGCCGGTTGATGCAGAATATTGTACCGACAAAAAATGCCGAGCTTCGGTTGGCCATGGACTACCCATTCTGGGACTCGTCAGAGTCACCCGACCTCGATTTAGATGCGCCGATGGAAACGTATGACAATACGCAATGTTGCACGCTTCGCGTTCTTCCCACCGGTCCCGATAACGTTCTGCACACGTTGCGCTCCGGTTACTTGATAACAGACGCCCCTGCcgaggacgacgaagacgatgagGAGCCTCGTGGAAACAGGACACTTTTGGATCCGCATCTGGACGACGTGGAGGCGCGCGAACACGCCAGCGCGTTGATGAATCGATCCGCATTGGATGTGCACTTTGACATCAACGCCGAAGTGGAACCGGTACCCAGCGCGGACGCTTTCATACTCGATTATGACGCCCAGGACATCGATGGGAATGACGACTTTGCTGAGGATGACGTGATGGCGCTCGAACAGTGCAAGGGCCTGAGGCGCAAAACAGTCATGATCGAGGATATGCGACCGGTGGACACCACGAGTTCGCCGCTGGAATACTCCTACCGGCCACTCGACAACATTTCGCAGTTTTGGGCTGGGCCGGCGCACTGGAAGTTTAAACGATCGATGCGGCCACGCATGGCGATAAGCATCACCGATGCTACTTCCAGCAACACAGCATCCGCGATAGAGCGTCCTAGACGTCGTAGGAAACGATTCGAGCTGGAAACGCTAGATGACATTCTCAGTGTGTCTGAGAGCATGTTTCTTGAATACAATCCTAGCCGACCGATCAAGGGCATAACGCATCTGAAAAGTTTGATTTGTAAAaagtgggaaacaaaaaagctcaaacTGCCGACCGATTACAATATCGACCCGAAACGTTTCGAGGTTTTCAAGTACGCAAAGGGAATAAACGTGCCTGATCCTAAAGACATGGAAGCGACGAATCACGCCCCATCCGAAGAATACAACTGCGATACCGGTGATGATCAGACTTCGTTCAGCAATGACATC AACGATGGAGGAGATAATGATATGATGATGCACGAGGATGACGTATTTCAACCCACAGCAGATGAAAATGTGCACCTGGATCCTGCGGACAAGGACAAGACACTGAACAACTCGCTACAAATCGAATCGATCTCCAACGAGTACATGGGAGCACCGAACAAG GTGAACAAAATCAACATAGCGTACGCCAAGACGGCTAAGGTGATCGACATGAAGCAGCTGAAGTACAATTGCTGGCGAGTGATTAGTGCGCATGTAAAGGCCGATGAAGGACCACGGCCGTCGCAGACCACCGACTCTCAACCGGACGTCACGCTGCCTCCACTGACGCAACCCGACGAAGCAAAGGTCACCTTTACCGCTCTTTACCGGAAGGTGCCGCAATTGCTGAGCAAGACGATGCGTGAAAACATCTCGAAATCTCTCGCTTTTTACGCCGTGCTGCATCTGGCAAACGAAAAGTCTCTTCTGCTTGAGCGGCAAGATGACTTGAAAGATTTTATGATAAGGAAAGCGGAAGAATAG